A stretch of DNA from Myxococcales bacterium:
GTCAACGACTTCACCTCTCTAGACGCGGACTCGGACGGTCTTCCCGACGTTTGCGACGACTGTCCCTGCTCGCCGGCGGAGAAAGATCCTTTTGCGGACGGAGACAAGGACGGCGTTTGTCTTTGCGACTCGACGCTCCTCGGGTGTGGGACCGTCTGCAGCAAGACCCCGGGCGACAACTGCCCGAACACCCCGAACGCGACGCAGACCAACTGCAACGTGGACGCGGAGCTAGCAGCCGGCGCTGTGCTCCCGGGCGACTCCGGCACCTTGGTCCTCGGGGACGCGTGCGACGAAGTGCCTTGCGCAGACGCGCAAGCGGAGCCGGAGGGCCTCAAGGTTTCGTTCGCCGCAGACGGAGCCTGCCAGCCGGGGCCGCTTGTGACGAAGAGTTGCCCGATTCTGGTCGATACGAGCGTGAAGTGGAGAGGGATCGTAGCGGGACCGAGCTCGGGCTCCGCCGGCGTCACGGAACTGGCGCATTGTCCATGCGACTTTCCGCATGCCACCCCCGCTCAACGCCTGCTCAACTGTGTGAGCTTCCCCGTAATTGGGACTCCTCGATGCGTCATCGGGCAGGCGAAGACGTTCCCGAGCAAGACCGGAGCCACGACTCCATCCGCATTCATGGCGATCACCACCACCGTCCCTGGTGGCGCGCCCGGCCAGGTCTACTCGCCGAAGACCGCCAGAAACGTGGAGTACAAGTCGACCTACGCGCCCTCGGTCAGCCCCTTGGTCACCACGCGATGGTGGTTCGAGCAGGACCTTGGGCAGTTCGGCATCAGCTTCAGTGCACCGACGGGGGGAGTCAGCAAGGCGAGCGAGCTCCAGCCGATTGCTGACGCGCTGGATGGCGTTGGATGGGCGTCGACGCGGGCCATGGGTGGCGTCGCATTGGCCGGCGCGAAGGCAGACTTCGCAGCGCGGTACTACACGCAAGACCTGAACCCGCGATTCGGGATGTCGTTCTTCTCGCTCGGCTTGGTGCAAATGCCAAGCCTGGCGTACCTGGACTTCCCTCTCTGCCCCAAGTGCCCCTTCCCCGAACCCGCGGGCTGGATTGCGCCGAGTCCGACCGAAGTGTTGCTCGTCCTCGGGGCGTTCGCCGGGCCGGGCCCGGCGAAAAACGTCGCCGTTGAGGTTGGAAACGAGCTGAGCGCAGCGACGAGGGCGACGCTTGCAAGTCTCGGCGTCACCCGGTCGATCGTGTCTGCGTCGGAACCGTCTGACGCGCTTCGTGCGCAAGGTATCGGGACTCGGGGCGTGCTGCTGGACAGCGAGACCCTGCTGCCCGTCGGAGATGTGCTCGAGACTCCATCTGGGCTGGCCTTCACGACTCGCGACGTGTGTCCTCCGACCCGGCCCGAGTGTGACGTGGTGCGGAGTCGTAGCGTTCGCGCCATGAGCGGACGGCGAAGCGAGCTGTATGTCGTCGGCCGAGAGAGTGGAATTGAGCGACTCATCACAGTCGATCTCATCGGGAGCGCGGTCCTCGACACTCCGCTTACTGGAGTCGACGCCAGCGGCAAGGAGAGAAGCCTTGCATACCGGATGGCTGATGATTCGCTGTATCTGCTCGACGTGATAGCGGGGCAGAAGGAGGCCGAGTTCAGGCTAGTTCGGATCAAGCGTACCGGCGCAGCGAGTGAAGTGTCCCGGTTCGCCACAAAAGCGGATGCGGGCGCCACCTCGGGTTTCGTGTCGGTGACCGCCGAAGGTCTGCTGCTCCTCGCGTTCAGCGGGCCCTCCACCGTTGGGCATAGCCTCTACGTCCTATTCGATCCTTCGACAGCGAACGGAGGGGCCGGCCAAGTCGTTGCATGGACGGTTGACCCCGAATCCGGACGCCTGCTCTTCCCTGCGGAAGGGCGTCAGAGCGCTGCGATTGCGGTCGCAAAGCGAAGCCCGACCGGCGACATCGTCTTCCGGAACATCCCTCGAGCAGACTTTCAACCGGGCGCCAAACCGATAGGCGCACTGGCTGGGCTCCTTCAGTAAGCAGCCAATGCGCTCAGTAGTCGCAGCGGCATTGATCGTCGCATTGGGTGCAAGCGCTGCGATGTCCGCACGGTTGTGCTCGGGGTGTGCGGCGGACGAACGGAGTACGGAGGGGGGCTCGGGGGGGGCTCCGAGTGGCGGGGCGGGAGGAGCGGGAGGTTTGGCTGGTGTGGGCGGGGACGCTTCATCGACAGGCGGTGCCGCGTCCGGTGGCGGCGGTACGGGCGGGACGATGCCCTCTGACGAGGCTTGCGCTTGGCCAGGTTGGTTTCGGCACCCTCGCCTTCCCGTGGGATGCACCGGCACGTGCGTACCCGACGATCTCGCCAAGCGACTTCCGAAGATAGAGTGGCTTCCGAAGACGAGCTGGTGCATCGGCTGCCAATGGTTGGCTACGCCGTGGGCGAAGGCGGGCGAGCGCACGGTGGTGCCCGGCGTGCGAGCCGTCGGCCCCGGCGTGAAGCTCTTCGCGTTGGGGATTCAACCGCAAGGTGACGCGGGTGTGGCAGGGTGGTATCGCGGAGATGGAAGCGCAGTAGCAGGATGGCGCTCCAACTATGACATCGATTGTGGGCGGGTGTCTGGACTCGCGTTCAACAGCGCGGAGGGGCTGATCGGCGTTTCGTTCGACACGACGGTCGGCGCCGACCAGCACTACGTGGTGCGCCCACTGACGGATGCGGGCTCACTGATGACGGCGCAGGACACGACCCTCCTGTTTGCCGCGGCGTTCACCAACACTGCACATTGTTCGGAGGCGGCCTTCTCCTCGGTGAAAGCAGCGCGGTTCTGTTTGACGGATACCGCAATCGGCGACATGGCCAGCCAGGGCCTGAAGTGGGTCACTCAGCTCGCCGGCGCGCCGCAGGGCGGTCAGTTCAGCCCTGGACCAGTCGTCGGGAACACGGCGTTCGTGGACCGGTTTCTCGTGGAGAGGACCGAGTGGTGGGTCGAGGCGGGAGGCCAGTTGACCCTGTTCATGGGTGACGCGTCGCATGACATCCGGCAGCTTCAGACCGACGGGAGCACAATCGTTTGGGTCGAGGGCACCTCGCCGGTCGTGTCGGCCGGCGAGACCACCACACCAAGTACGACCTGTACAAGGCCGCGTTCGTCGCAGATCCCAAGCAGCTTGCGCCCACTCTCCTGAGGGCGGGCATACCGTCCACGCTGCGCAGCCTGACCATTGCGAACGGGTTCGTGAGTGGGACCTACTTGACGCAACTGACACCGACCCAGAAGAGCGCGGCCATGGTCGTTCGGCTCAATGACGGGACCGCGTGGCGTTCGCAGCTCCCCGACGGCTACAACTGGGGCGACGGGACATTCCCCAGTCCGGACGAGCTCTGGGGCGCTGCGATTCCCGGGGTGCTCGCCGGCAAGGCGGAGTCGTTCGTCCGCGTGCCATACTCTGCAATGGAACCTCTCCCATGACCTGTCCCGCCGCCCCCACTGCTCCCGGCCTGCGCACGCTGGGTGGACAATTCGATGTCCATCCCTGTCCACCTGTGTCCATCCCTGTCCACCGGGGTTCTCGCCGACTTCGCATGAAACCCGCCGAAATCACCCTCGATTCACGCATTCCCCCTCGAGCACTCTTAATCCGTTGGCTGAAGGTTCAAGTCCTTCATGTCCCACCAACCTCTGCCGCTCACGTCTCGTCGCGTTTGCCGCCGAGAGTGAGCTGCCGCGGCTCATCGGCCTCGGCCGCCTCCGAGCTGTCCGCCTGAAGCACCTGAGTGACCACGCGCTCGGTGACCTCCTCCAGGTAGAGCCGCAGCGTGTCGCTGAGCTGGACGTACTCGGGCCACAGCGTCTCGTCGACGAACCGCCGCGGCACCTTCAGCATGACGGTGGTGTGCCGCTGCCCGCGACGGCGATAGGGCACGAGCTCGTAGCGACGGCAGAGCGCGAGGAACACGCGACGGGACCAGGCGTCCGCCAGCGTGAACTTGTACTCGATGGGTGGGTCGAGGGCGCGGACCTCGGCGAGCCGATCGAGGATGCGACGGCGAGCCTCGGCGGCGGCGAAGCGCTCGCCGTCGGACGTGGTGCCCGCGAAGAGCGCCTCGATCTTCGCGAGCTTCTCGAGGAGGTGGGATTCGTCCATGGGTCAATGCACCGATGGCGGTCCGCAATGACCGCCTCCACGTGGGATGAGTGAACTACAGCGGCAGTGTCCGTGCGCGGGCCGTCTCTTCGTCTGGCCCCACGGTCACCGCCGCGCCCGCATTCAACGCGGCTTCGGAGGAGGCGATGATTCGCGCTAGAAGAACGGCCAATGCTTCCGCGCGCAGTCCCTCGACGCACCCGGATCACCGATGGCCCAAGGGCCGCCCGCCGAGCCAGAATGGCGTGGAAGTCAGCATCCAGCGTGACGACGACACGGGCCTCAGCTGCAGCCCAGTCCAAGATGGAGTCGTCGGCCGCCGCTGCAAGCCCGACGTCGCCGACGTGCAGGACGTCGTGCCCCTGCTGGGCGAGTAGCGCATGCGCCACGCGGGAGGCCCTGGTCGAGCAGCAGCTTCACGAGGCGGCCGAAAGGTCCCCGGGCTGGCCAGGGATCAGCGTGGCCGCGTATGCCAGCGCTTGTCGGATGTCTTCGTCGTCCAGCTCAGGGTATTGCTGGCTTGAGTTCGGTCGGATTCGGATACACGGCCAGAGCTTCCAGCACGCGCTTCACCGTCAGCCGCATGCCACGGATGCACGGCTGACCGCCCATCTTGGCGGGATCCACGGTGATGCGGTCGAAGGCCATGGCGTGATCGTAGCACCTCGGGAGGACCACGTTCGTGTCCATCCCTGTCCACCCGTTTCCCTCTCCGTCCCGCTGGTCCTCGCGCGAAATCGGGCCGAAGCGGCTGAAAGTGAAGCGATTCGCGCCTTCGCCACCCCCTCGCCAAACGGCGCCGCGCTACTCTGACTCCCCGTGAGCGAGTACCGCACTGCCCCGCGCTGTCCGCGTTGCTCGCGCCCGCTCGAGGCGCTGGCGATCCAGGCGGGGTCGGCGCTCGGCTGTGATGGCTGCGCCGGTGTGCTGCTCGACGACGAGGGCGTTCGGCTTCGTGCGCACCAGCTTCTACGAACAACTCGGAAGGCCATCGACCCCGCCGCGCTCGATCTGCTGCCCTGGGACGACAGCGCAACGCTCCAGTGTCCGCGCTGCAAGAGCACCATGAAACGAACCGCGCTGGTCGGCATTCCCGTCGACTTCTGCGCCGAGCACGGGACCTGGTTCGACGCCCGAGAGCTCACCGCCGTCGCTTACACCATCGCCCATCAGCACGCGCGCGATGCCGCGCGCCTGCCCGGCTACGGCTTCGAACACTGGGCGAGATCGCCGGAGGTTCGAGAGTCGCTGAGAACGCTCAGCGCGCGCACCCTGGAGAGCCTCGATCAGGCAGCGCTCATCGAGAGCGAGCGCCGTATGCGCCGAATTCCTGGCATGTGGCTGCTCGGGCTCCTCGGCGGTCTGGTGAAACGCCGCGGTCTTTGACGGAGAATCTTCAACCGCGGCGCATGCCGCTGGCGCGCACCTGTTGCTCGAGATCTGCAAAACGCTGGGCCAAACCCCGCACCAGCGCGCCCGTCCAGCCATCGATGCCCAGACCCCCGCTCAAGGTCTGCTTGTCGAGCACCAGCAGCGTGACCTCGCCCTCCTCCACCACCGACACCACGCGCGGCTCGCGAAACAAGAGCGCCATCTCGCCGAACGCGTCGCCGGGCTCCATCACCGACAGCGTCTCCTCCTGGCCGTCCAGCGTGCGGTACGCACGACACGCCACCACGATCATGTACGCCGCGTCTCCGACATCACCCTCGCGGATCACCAGCTCGCCTGCGGCGTAGGTCTTCATGGGCAAGTGCAGGCCTCCGCGGAGAAAGCGGCGCACGTCGTCCGCCAGCTCCGTCACAGTCTGGTATCGCGCGGCTGGATCTTTGCTGATGGCCCGGGTCACGATCTGGCGAATGCGTTTCGGGATCTGCAAACCCGCCGTGGCCGCGTCGATGTCGACGGTCTCACCGGCCAGCGCACGCGCGATGATCTCCTTCGGATCGCGCAGCGCTCCGTAGGGCAACCTGCCGCTGACGAGCTGATACAGGATCGCGCCGAGCCCGAACACGTCGGTGCGCTCGTCCATCTCGTGGGGTTTGCCGCGGGCTTGTTCGGGCGCCATGAAGGGCGGCGTGCCGACCGGGCCCTCGGCCTCCATCTGCGCGCGCGCCCCGGACGCCGGAATGCTGCGCGTGATCCGCGCCAGGCCCCAGTCCATCACGTAGACCTGGCCGAAGCTGCCCACCATCACGTTCTCGGGCTTCAGATCCCGGTGCACGACGCCCGAATCGTGGGCGTAGGCGATGGCCTCGCACACCTTCAGGAAGATCTCGAGACCGGCCTCGAGCCGCTGGCTGGAGCCGGGAGGACGCTGGCGATCGCGCAACCAATCGCGGAGCGACACGCCGTGCACGAGCTTCATCGTGAAGAACGGCACACCCTCCGGGCTCACCCCCAGCTCGTGCACGGGCACGATGTTCGGGTGCTCGAGCTGACCGGTCATCTGCGCCTCGGCGATGAAGCCGTCGCGATAAAATGGGTGCTGCGCCAGCTCCTTGCTCAGGCGCTTGAGCGCCACCCTGCGCAGCAGGTAGCGATCGATCGCAGGGTGAATGCGTCCGGCCACCCCCCGCCCGAGCTCCGGCATGATGCGAAGATCGGGCGGCGTCGGGATGCCCTCGCTCTGGATGAGCGCGGCGTCGACGCCGTGGTCGCCGCCTACCGGGATTTTTTCGATGACCTGCACTGGCTCGGAGCGAGCCGCCGCCGCTAGCTGTTCGTTCCCCATTTGCGCTCAGGCTAACAGGCCCGGAAATGCCTGGCATGCGAAGATCATGCGCCCCTTTCTGCGTGCAATGAGCCCGAGCCGAGTGCGCGTGCCTCGCCGCTGGCGCGTCGGGTGGTACCATTCGAGGCATGGGCCGCTCGTCCACCGCGGCGATGCTGTTGACGCTCCTGGTCAGTGGCTGTCTTGCCATCGACGAGGTCAACCCGTCGGCGGTCGACGGCGGTAGCGCCGACGCGGGCCCGGAGGGTGGCGTGTGGCCGTGCACGGTCGGGCGTGCCGACTGCGACGGCAAGACCTCGAACGGTTGTGAGGTCGATACGCTGACGGATCCCACGAGCTGCGGCGCATGTGGTCAGAACTGCGCGAGCGCACCGAATGCTGAGCCGTCGTGTGCTGGCGGGCAGTGCACCTTCGCCTGTGCAGCGCTGGCTGGCGATTGTGACGGCAACCCGGCGAACGGCTGCGAAATGGCCACCGCAGACGATGTGCTGAACTGTGGAACCTGCAAACACAGCTGCGGGACCACGAATACTTCGAGCTCGGTGTGCCAGTCCGGAAAGTGTGTGATCGCCTGCACGGCCGCGTGGGGCAACTGCGACGGCGATGACTCGAACGGGTGTGAAACGTCGCTTGGGGATCCGAAGAATTGCGTC
This window harbors:
- a CDS encoding protein kinase, with translation MGNEQLAAAARSEPVQVIEKIPVGGDHGVDAALIQSEGIPTPPDLRIMPELGRGVAGRIHPAIDRYLLRRVALKRLSKELAQHPFYRDGFIAEAQMTGQLEHPNIVPVHELGVSPEGVPFFTMKLVHGVSLRDWLRDRQRPPGSSQRLEAGLEIFLKVCEAIAYAHDSGVVHRDLKPENVMVGSFGQVYVMDWGLARITRSIPASGARAQMEAEGPVGTPPFMAPEQARGKPHEMDERTDVFGLGAILYQLVSGRLPYGALRDPKEIIARALAGETVDIDAATAGLQIPKRIRQIVTRAISKDPAARYQTVTELADDVRRFLRGGLHLPMKTYAAGELVIREGDVGDAAYMIVVACRAYRTLDGQEETLSVMEPGDAFGEMALLFREPRVVSVVEEGEVTLLVLDKQTLSGGLGIDGWTGALVRGLAQRFADLEQQVRASGMRRG
- a CDS encoding trypsin-like serine protease, with product MMRGVLEHRLRRALSISSLAALAPVAASCTENATSRRSGPPEHVGSVSQSVQNGGFDVQRIFSGVVRITGAVGCSGVMVSPDVVLLAAHCVDVNVDIAPAHQFVLKTGEVKVRFDNAAGLPPGAPSPFVKFSIDASNVFVHPNWVAGLNYVSYWDVAAIRLPHHVGLGLAQPMRIATTHPVKSPAEADPQFLAQCYAAAPEDPGVCRWHGHLLSFGGYGETSSGLALPVGEQPRFASAVVNYIGRPNYPGTQYQGSLAEGDLVHIVNPATGSQTLAGDSGGPDFVGPFPPFTTDIFLKDDPLVAVQTVVGVHATRGAVDGRPNGGFFFARLTAPSTKAFLAQFQDHDSDGVPDYSDPCVAVFGSHADGDGDGVGAGCDNCVSASNPDQADQDEDGIGDQCDPCAVNDFTSLDADSDGLPDVCDDCPCSPAEKDPFADGDKDGVCLCDSTLLGCGTVCSKTPGDNCPNTPNATQTNCNVDAELAAGAVLPGDSGTLVLGDACDEVPCADAQAEPEGLKVSFAADGACQPGPLVTKSCPILVDTSVKWRGIVAGPSSGSAGVTELAHCPCDFPHATPAQRLLNCVSFPVIGTPRCVIGQAKTFPSKTGATTPSAFMAITTTVPGGAPGQVYSPKTARNVEYKSTYAPSVSPLVTTRWWFEQDLGQFGISFSAPTGGVSKASELQPIADALDGVGWASTRAMGGVALAGAKADFAARYYTQDLNPRFGMSFFSLGLVQMPSLAYLDFPLCPKCPFPEPAGWIAPSPTEVLLVLGAFAGPGPAKNVAVEVGNELSAATRATLASLGVTRSIVSASEPSDALRAQGIGTRGVLLDSETLLPVGDVLETPSGLAFTTRDVCPPTRPECDVVRSRSVRAMSGRRSELYVVGRESGIERLITVDLIGSAVLDTPLTGVDASGKERSLAYRMADDSLYLLDVIAGQKEAEFRLVRIKRTGAASEVSRFATKADAGATSGFVSVTAEGLLLLAFSGPSTVGHSLYVLFDPSTANGGAGQVVAWTVDPESGRLLFPAEGRQSAAIAVAKRSPTGDIVFRNIPRADFQPGAKPIGALAGLLQ
- a CDS encoding zf-TFIIB domain-containing protein; this translates as MSEYRTAPRCPRCSRPLEALAIQAGSALGCDGCAGVLLDDEGVRLRAHQLLRTTRKAIDPAALDLLPWDDSATLQCPRCKSTMKRTALVGIPVDFCAEHGTWFDARELTAVAYTIAHQHARDAARLPGYGFEHWARSPEVRESLRTLSARTLESLDQAALIESERRMRRIPGMWLLGLLGGLVKRRGL